In Arcanobacterium wilhelmae, the following are encoded in one genomic region:
- a CDS encoding LacI family DNA-binding transcriptional regulator, giving the protein MSGDKRATIYDVAKVAGVSPSTVSRAFSNPARVSSDTTAKIFEAARALGFRQSGSSYPAHSHHSSILCFVMADVTNPVFATLLEGFQRAAHQANYGVVVINSDENVAIEEKTIRKMLPQVDGIALAGSRLTPAAILAIEKTKPLVLLNRFLDGHTCVLPDTSGGIGDVCRYLAELGHKELLYLSGPKLSWANGMRWRSAQEKCHEYGITLRHTPNLSPRLLGGIDGAHLWMQHPTTAVLAYNDMMAMGFIKEVMSEGYSVPGDVSVVGIDDSVMSSFSDPTISSLSSGSYDVGRKAAKSLIWQIANHANRERKTLIMPMEFAERESTGEAKK; this is encoded by the coding sequence ATGAGCGGCGATAAACGAGCAACGATCTACGACGTGGCGAAGGTGGCAGGAGTGTCGCCCTCCACCGTTTCGCGAGCGTTTTCGAATCCAGCGCGCGTCTCATCCGACACGACGGCGAAGATCTTCGAGGCCGCCCGGGCGCTTGGTTTCCGCCAGTCCGGCTCCTCCTACCCGGCCCACTCCCACCACTCGTCGATTTTGTGCTTCGTGATGGCAGACGTGACGAACCCCGTGTTCGCTACGCTGCTTGAGGGCTTCCAGCGCGCGGCCCACCAGGCGAACTACGGCGTCGTCGTCATCAACTCGGACGAGAACGTGGCGATCGAGGAGAAGACGATCCGCAAAATGTTGCCGCAAGTGGACGGCATCGCGCTGGCGGGCTCGCGCCTCACCCCGGCGGCGATCCTCGCAATCGAGAAGACGAAGCCGTTGGTGCTCCTTAACCGCTTCCTCGACGGACACACGTGCGTGCTGCCCGATACGTCCGGCGGGATCGGGGACGTGTGCCGTTATCTCGCCGAACTCGGGCACAAGGAACTCTTGTACCTGTCCGGACCGAAGCTGTCCTGGGCGAACGGGATGCGCTGGCGCAGCGCGCAGGAAAAGTGCCACGAGTACGGGATCACACTTCGCCACACGCCAAACCTCTCCCCTCGCCTGCTCGGCGGGATCGACGGCGCACACCTGTGGATGCAGCACCCCACCACGGCGGTCCTCGCCTACAACGACATGATGGCGATGGGCTTCATTAAAGAGGTGATGAGCGAGGGGTATTCGGTTCCCGGCGACGTCTCGGTGGTCGGTATCGACGATTCGGTGATGTCCTCGTTCTCCGATCCCACGATCTCCTCGCTGAGCTCCGGCAGCTACGATGTGGGCCGCAAGGCCGCGAAGTCCCTGATCTGGCAGATCGCGAACCACGCCAACCGCGAGCGCAAAACTCTGATCATGCCGATGGAGTTTGCGGAACGCGAATCGACGGGCGAGGCTAAAAAGTAG
- a CDS encoding MFS transporter, which translates to MSTPLQTARKRPFGFRDKIGYMFGDFGNDFTFILQVMFFMVFYTNVVGVSAAHVGLLLLVARILDAFTDVGMGVLVDRLPVRDGGTKFKRWIKFIMVPVAVASALMYMSFVADFDSYTAKVVWMCATYFLWGSIFYTAINIPYGSMASVITADSDERAQLSVYRSTGAALAQLFIVFVLPLVVYVTNAAGVSVLDPQRMMWGGILCSIAAVICYAVCYVFSVERIQTPVKADTTEHGLGAMAKAVVTNRALGGLIAAALILLIANLFLSGMLSYLFLNYFGNGKLISYTGLVGIIPSLALIVIAPLLAKRFGKTEVSITAMLIGGAVLLTAYFIKVESVVVWLVFYAVAIFMISIFNYLVWAFITDVIDHQEVTTGQRDDATVYAVYSWARKLGQAIAGGAIGWALSLIGYSETAAKQGTGQSVAVNESIYMLANLVPGILCVVVAAALFFLYPLKKSRVEENNRILTARREEPQILVADVASDSLAQPCTSATTTLTPHPDALNN; encoded by the coding sequence ATGAGCACTCCGCTCCAGACCGCGCGCAAGCGTCCCTTCGGCTTCCGCGACAAGATCGGCTACATGTTTGGCGATTTTGGAAACGACTTTACTTTCATCCTCCAGGTCATGTTCTTCATGGTCTTCTACACCAATGTGGTCGGGGTTTCAGCCGCGCACGTTGGCCTTTTGTTGCTCGTGGCACGAATTCTCGACGCCTTCACCGACGTCGGTATGGGCGTTCTGGTTGACCGCCTGCCGGTTCGTGACGGCGGTACGAAATTCAAGCGCTGGATCAAGTTCATTATGGTTCCGGTAGCAGTGGCCTCTGCGCTCATGTACATGTCCTTCGTTGCAGATTTCGATTCCTACACGGCGAAGGTTGTGTGGATGTGTGCCACCTACTTCCTGTGGGGCTCGATCTTCTACACGGCAATCAATATTCCCTATGGTTCGATGGCATCAGTGATCACAGCCGATTCCGACGAGCGAGCACAGCTCTCCGTCTACCGCTCCACTGGCGCAGCCCTTGCACAGCTCTTCATCGTCTTTGTTCTGCCGTTGGTTGTCTACGTGACGAATGCTGCGGGAGTCTCGGTTCTCGATCCGCAACGCATGATGTGGGGCGGCATTCTGTGCTCCATCGCCGCAGTAATCTGCTACGCCGTGTGCTACGTCTTCTCAGTCGAGCGCATCCAAACTCCCGTTAAGGCAGACACCACCGAGCATGGGCTCGGCGCAATGGCAAAAGCAGTCGTGACAAACCGTGCGCTGGGTGGGCTCATTGCCGCTGCGCTCATCTTGTTGATCGCAAATCTGTTCCTGTCCGGAATGCTCTCGTACTTGTTCCTCAACTACTTCGGCAACGGAAAACTCATTTCCTACACTGGCCTCGTCGGTATCATCCCGTCGCTGGCTCTGATCGTGATTGCCCCGTTGCTGGCGAAGCGCTTCGGCAAAACCGAAGTGTCCATCACAGCAATGTTGATCGGTGGCGCAGTGCTTCTCACCGCCTACTTCATCAAGGTCGAAAGCGTGGTTGTCTGGCTCGTTTTCTATGCCGTCGCGATTTTCATGATCTCGATCTTCAACTACCTCGTATGGGCCTTCATTACTGACGTCATCGACCACCAGGAAGTCACCACCGGCCAGCGCGACGACGCCACCGTGTACGCCGTCTACTCCTGGGCGCGCAAGCTGGGCCAGGCAATCGCTGGCGGCGCAATTGGTTGGGCACTCAGCCTCATTGGCTACTCTGAGACGGCAGCAAAGCAGGGAACTGGTCAAAGCGTTGCCGTCAATGAATCGATCTACATGCTCGCTAACCTCGTGCCCGGAATCTTGTGCGTGGTGGTGGCAGCCGCGCTGTTCTTCCTGTACCCGCTGAAGAAGAGCCGCGTGGAGGAAAACAACCGAATCCTGACCGCTCGCCGTGAGGAGCCTCAGATCCTCGTGGCCGATGTCGCCTCAGATTCGCTCGCGCAGCCGTGCACCTCGGCAACGACAACTCTGACGCCTCATCCCGATGC
- a CDS encoding GtrA family protein: MHNSPIVNKLLRGQTFGQWLVEFIQFCIVGLGSYVVDVGLFNLLAYSGWFFTPGTGQFVSKTISVSVSVIFSWVVNRFWTFAGKSDKDARGELAAFVAVNVGGLLIALACLWFSRYVLGLTSQLADNISANVVGLVLGTAFRYVGYRYFIFTK, from the coding sequence GTGCACAACTCTCCAATCGTGAACAAGCTCCTGCGCGGCCAAACATTCGGCCAGTGGCTGGTGGAGTTTATTCAATTCTGCATCGTCGGCCTCGGTAGCTACGTTGTGGATGTGGGCCTGTTCAACCTTCTTGCCTACTCGGGCTGGTTCTTCACGCCCGGCACAGGCCAGTTCGTGTCCAAAACAATCTCGGTATCCGTCTCCGTGATCTTCTCGTGGGTGGTGAACAGGTTCTGGACGTTCGCAGGCAAGTCGGATAAGGACGCGCGCGGCGAACTCGCCGCTTTCGTTGCCGTGAACGTGGGAGGACTGTTGATCGCTCTCGCATGCTTGTGGTTCTCTCGTTACGTTCTCGGGCTAACCAGCCAGCTTGCGGATAATATTTCAGCGAATGTGGTCGGCCTTGTGCTCGGCACCGCGTTCCGTTACGTCGGCTACCGGTACTTCATTTTCACGAAGTAG
- the uidA gene encoding beta-glucuronidase, translating to MTSITPTRSRNVFDLSGVWNFRVDSANSGFDEGWFAGPLDGARTMPVPSSFNDVTLDTDERDHVGYLWYQRSVVVPRTPDGDHFVLRFGSATHSAVVWVDGVEVARHEGGYLPFEADITEQIEGKEEFLLTVAVDNRLSWQTIPPGYVAKDSRGRDVQNYYHDFYNYCGLHRAVLLYTRPDVHVSDVTVVTDVDGTTGVVTYDVVADGASEVSVVLLDADGASVATGVGASGELRVENANLWAPGRGYLYTLRITADTDVFDQTVGIRTVEVKDSRLLINGVPFYFRGYGRHEDNIVRGKGHDNVMMVHDFELMQWQGANSFRTSHYPYAEEVMDYADRMGFVVIDETPAVGMNTGLSGGIFGGEPKPTFSEDTINAQTQQAHAREIRELIARDKNHPSVVIWSIANEPETNTDASREYFEPLVKVAREADPTRPVGYVNVMLSTPPVEKIMDLFDVVMLNRYYGWYVNTGNLADAEAALRTEIDQWIEKYPGKPIIFTEYGPDTLAGLSDFHRRPWSEEFQADMLGMYHRVFDDYPEVIGEQMWNFADFLTTPGIMRVGGNKKGMFTRDRLPKRAAYEVRERWLTMQEKLGF from the coding sequence ATGACGTCGATTACCCCAACGCGTTCCCGCAACGTTTTTGACCTTTCCGGCGTGTGGAACTTCCGCGTCGATTCCGCAAATTCCGGCTTCGACGAAGGCTGGTTCGCCGGGCCGCTCGATGGCGCCCGCACGATGCCCGTCCCTTCCTCCTTCAACGACGTCACCCTCGATACCGACGAGCGCGACCACGTGGGATACCTGTGGTATCAGCGTTCCGTGGTGGTTCCGCGCACGCCCGACGGCGATCACTTTGTGTTGCGTTTCGGCTCCGCCACGCACTCGGCGGTGGTGTGGGTCGACGGCGTCGAGGTGGCTCGCCACGAGGGAGGCTATCTTCCATTCGAGGCTGACATCACCGAACAGATCGAGGGCAAGGAAGAGTTCCTCTTGACGGTGGCGGTGGACAACCGCCTGTCCTGGCAGACAATCCCGCCGGGCTACGTCGCCAAAGATTCGCGCGGGCGCGACGTCCAAAACTACTACCACGACTTCTACAACTATTGCGGCCTCCATCGGGCGGTCCTGCTCTATACGCGCCCGGACGTGCACGTTTCGGACGTCACGGTGGTCACCGACGTCGACGGCACCACCGGCGTCGTCACCTACGACGTCGTTGCAGACGGTGCTTCGGAGGTGTCTGTTGTGCTTCTCGACGCCGACGGCGCGAGCGTCGCCACCGGCGTCGGTGCCTCCGGCGAGCTGCGCGTGGAAAACGCCAACCTGTGGGCACCCGGCCGCGGCTACCTCTACACGCTGCGAATCACCGCGGATACGGATGTGTTCGACCAGACCGTCGGAATCCGCACCGTCGAAGTCAAAGATTCGAGGCTCCTCATCAACGGCGTCCCGTTCTACTTCCGCGGCTACGGCCGCCACGAGGACAACATCGTTCGTGGCAAGGGCCACGACAACGTGATGATGGTTCACGATTTCGAGCTGATGCAATGGCAGGGAGCGAACTCGTTCCGCACCTCCCACTACCCGTACGCGGAAGAAGTGATGGACTACGCCGACCGCATGGGATTCGTGGTGATCGACGAAACGCCGGCCGTCGGCATGAACACGGGCCTGAGCGGCGGAATCTTCGGCGGCGAGCCAAAGCCCACCTTCTCCGAGGACACCATCAACGCGCAGACCCAGCAGGCGCACGCCCGTGAGATCCGCGAGCTCATTGCCCGCGACAAGAACCACCCGTCCGTGGTGATCTGGTCCATCGCGAACGAGCCCGAGACCAACACGGACGCCTCCCGCGAATACTTTGAGCCGCTGGTGAAAGTGGCCCGCGAGGCGGACCCGACGCGCCCGGTGGGCTACGTGAACGTGATGCTTTCCACCCCACCGGTGGAAAAGATCATGGACCTGTTCGACGTCGTCATGCTCAACCGCTACTACGGCTGGTACGTGAACACCGGCAACCTTGCCGACGCCGAAGCCGCACTGCGCACCGAGATCGACCAGTGGATCGAAAAGTACCCGGGCAAGCCCATCATCTTCACCGAGTACGGGCCTGACACCCTCGCCGGGCTTTCCGACTTCCACCGCCGCCCGTGGAGCGAAGAATTCCAGGCCGACATGCTCGGCATGTACCACCGCGTGTTCGACGACTACCCCGAGGTGATCGGCGAGCAGATGTGGAACTTCGCTGACTTCCTCACCACACCCGGCATCATGCGTGTGGGAGGGAACAAGAAGGGAATGTTCACCCGTGATCGCCTGCCCAAGCGCGCCGCATACGAGGTGCGCGAGCGCTGGCTCACTATGCAGGAGAAGCTGGGCTTCTAG